From Hartmannibacter diazotrophicus, a single genomic window includes:
- a CDS encoding tRNA (cytidine(34)-2'-O)-methyltransferase, producing MATSLNTAPAPMLHLALYQPDIPQNTGTLLRLCACLGVSAHIIEPAGFDASDRNLKRAGLDYLPLVSLTRHLDWQAFHTWARAGGHRLVLASTRASEPYTAFAFARSDVILLGRESAGVPETVHEAADARVTIPMRPGLRSINVAMSGAMILGEALRQTGGLTQVD from the coding sequence ATGGCCACTTCCTTGAACACCGCGCCAGCCCCCATGTTGCACCTCGCGCTTTATCAGCCCGATATTCCGCAAAATACTGGAACACTGTTGCGTCTTTGCGCCTGCCTTGGCGTCAGCGCGCACATCATCGAACCGGCCGGCTTCGATGCTTCCGACCGGAACCTGAAGCGCGCCGGGCTCGATTATCTTCCACTCGTCTCGCTGACCCGGCATCTCGACTGGCAGGCCTTTCACACCTGGGCCAGGGCCGGCGGCCACCGCCTCGTGCTCGCCAGCACCAGGGCGTCCGAGCCCTATACGGCCTTCGCCTTTGCCCGGTCCGACGTGATCCTGCTTGGCCGCGAAAGCGCGGGTGTGCCGGAAACGGTTCACGAGGCGGCGGACGCGCGCGTCACCATTCCCATGCGGCCGGGACTTCGGTCCATCAACGTCGCCATGTCCGGAGCCATGATCCTCGGCGAGGCCCTGCGCCAGACCGGCGGCCTGACGCAGGTCGATTGA